One Halalkalicoccus sp. NIPERK01 DNA segment encodes these proteins:
- a CDS encoding aspartate/glutamate racemase family protein, with product MTGWRRLGVVVPSSNTAVEREFPRYVPEDVSVHASRMPLESVTSEALDAMSDRAVECAALLAHADVDAVAYACTTGSLLHGPGFDRELEEALSAAIDGPAVATALSVDRALETLGVDRVAVRTPYNEELNAREREYLEAAGYEVTSIEGRGIEDNTRIGALTPADAARQVRETVDPDADAVFVSCTNYRTLSAVEPLESDLGVPVVTSNGATLWDLCRVAGVECEGPGRLFR from the coding sequence ATGACGGGGTGGCGTCGCCTCGGCGTCGTCGTCCCCTCCTCGAACACCGCGGTCGAACGCGAATTTCCGAGATACGTTCCCGAGGACGTCTCGGTCCACGCCAGCAGGATGCCGCTGGAGTCCGTGACGAGCGAGGCGCTCGACGCGATGAGCGACCGGGCCGTCGAATGCGCGGCGCTGCTCGCCCACGCCGACGTGGACGCGGTCGCCTACGCGTGTACGACCGGGAGCCTGCTTCACGGCCCCGGGTTCGACCGCGAACTCGAGGAGGCGCTCTCGGCGGCGATCGACGGGCCGGCGGTCGCCACGGCACTGTCGGTCGACCGCGCGCTCGAAACGCTCGGCGTGGATCGGGTCGCCGTCCGCACGCCCTACAACGAGGAGTTGAACGCCCGCGAACGCGAGTATCTGGAGGCCGCGGGCTACGAGGTCACCTCGATCGAGGGGCGAGGAATCGAGGACAACACGCGGATCGGGGCGCTCACCCCCGCGGACGCCGCCCGGCAGGTCCGCGAGACGGTCGATCCCGACGCGGACGCCGTCTTCGTCTCGTGTACGAACTACCGGACGCTGTCGGCCGTCGAACCACTGGAGAGCGATCTGGGGGTGCCGGTGGTGACGAGCAACGGAGCGACGCTGTGGGACCTCTGTCGGGTCGCGGGCGTCGAGTGCGAGGGGCCGGGACGACTCTTTCGATAG